In Halothermothrix orenii H 168, the sequence CTGACGGGCAGGGCTGTCAGAAACTTAAGGTCTCTGGCAAAGAAAAAAACAGAGACTATAAAGGGAAGCCCGAGGAAAAACATTAGCATTACGGCATTGACATACATTGTTGTAATCATCAGTTCCGGGTGATTAAGTTTAGCAAAGGCATCAAAGGTCAATATCGAGAAGTTAATAGCCGGTATTGCCAGGATAAATACAAGGGCAACCTGGAGTAACCGGGCCAGTTTATTATTTTTTACATTAATACTCTCCTGAGCCCTGCCGATAAAATCTTTAATCTGAATAAGTGTCAGTGATTTTAATTTATTCATTATCAGTCAACTCCAGGAAAATATCTTCAAGGGTTTTATCTTTATTTCTCTTGATGTTTTCCAGGGTATCACAGGCAATCAATTTCCCCCTGTTAATAATGGCCACCCGGTCACAGAGGTTTTCAACCACCTCGAGGATGTGGGAGGAAAAAAAGACAGTACCTCCATTCTCACAGTGGTATCTCATAATATCCTTAAGAATCCGCGCTGAACGGGGATCAAGGCCACTCAGAGGCTCATCGAGAATAAAAAGATTGGGATCAGGGATTAAAGCTCCTGATATTAAAAGCTTCTGCTTCATACCATGGGAGTAAGAATTGATGGGCCTCGTCAGGTCATCATATATCTCAAAATCCCGGGTAAATTTTTCAATTCTCTCCCGCCTGACATCTACTGGAACCTCATACATATCGGCAATAAAATTAAGATAATCTATTCCCCTGATGGATTTAAAGATTTCGGGGTGGTCTGGTACATATGTAAAATTGCGTTTGGCTTCAATGGGTTTATCACTAATATCCCGTCCATTTATTGTTATCCTCCCTTTAGTCGGGGATAAAATGCCAGTGATCATCCTGATAGTGGTAGTTTTCCCGGCCCCGTTTGGGCCAACAAACCCGAATATTTCTCCTTTACTGATTTCAAGGGATAAATTGTCGACTGCATACTTTTTTCCATCATAACTTTTACTTACATTTTCCAGAATAAGCATTTTAGTTATACCCCCAATTGTCTTTCATTTAATATAATATCCTTTCAAACCTTTAATTATATTATATATTATACATTTATATCTTTTTTCCTTTTATTTATGGTTAAACATACTATAGTTAAACATAAAAAATAGTTAAACATAAAAAAAAGCCCCCGGAATATGGAGGCTTTAACCCAGTCGCATTTAATCCAGTCATAATATTAAATCTTTATCACTTACATCTTCAGGGGCAAAAATAACAAGCCCTTCTTCAGGAGAACTTTCCTCTGTCCTTTCAAAATTAATACTATCCCCGACACAGTCTACCCGGATATACCCTTCCCCGGTCTTGATAAAGCCTTTAATCCGGTAGGTTTTACTGGCAACTTCCTCGAGAAATTCTACCAATCTGTCTTTGCTGACTTCCCCGTCAGGCTTTAAAAAATAACATTGAGGTCTATCTGAAGTCAGTTCATCACAGGTCAAAGAGCAGGAACAATTACATGTACAGCTGCTTCCGGTCTTAACCTCAAAAAATGGTAAATCTGACCTGCCGTAACTGGTCTTAATGATTTCTGCCTGAGGGTTTAAACCTTTTACTTTTTCTTCTATAACCTTTATTAAATCTGCTTCAACTAGGTCTATCTTGTTAATTAAAACAATATCACTGTACTGGATCTGTTCCCTCACTGCATTAACTGACTGGCTGAGGACCATAAAACTGGAGGCATCAACCACACAGACCATACCGTGGTAGTTAAACCTCCCCGGAGCCAGTTTATTAACATCTTCTAAAATGTTATCAAGGCTTGAGGGTCGGGCCATTCCGGTACTCTCTACAAAGAGACAATCGACGGGTAAATCTTGATAGGAGATAATGCTTTCCACAAAGGAACCGGAAAGACAGCTGCAAAATATTGAGCCATTATTTATTTCGGTTACCTTCATATCTGTATCACTGTCTAACAATTTGACATCTACATTTATTTCCCCGAACTCATTGACAATAACCCCGAGGTTTTTTCCACTATTATTTTTGAGCAGGTTATTTAAAAAGGTTGTCTTCCCCGAACCCAGAAATCCAGTTATAAAAAACATATCAATCTGTTTACCAGGCCCTGTTACAGGCATTTTTCAACCTCCTCTAAGAGTTCCCTGCGGTTGGGGACAATTGATGAAAACTTCAATTCACCATTTATATAAATACTCGGTAGTTTTTCAACCCCCATTTTCTTGATCCGGGCAATATTTTCCGGGGTAGTATACTTATACTCCACCACCTCGACTTTATCGCCGAAGTGTTTGCCGGCCTCAACTGCCGCTGCCTTCATATAGGTACAGGCAGCACAGGTATCAGAATCAAGGGTAAATACCTCAATTAATGGCTTCTCCAGGGCATCATAATCAGGTAATTCTACCTCTATGTCCTCTTCCCTGACCTCATAATTTTTAACCATCTCCCTGACCTTTTCTGTCTCATGAACGGCCTGTTCAACTGCCACAGTATTTTCTACCGGGGTATCATAGGGCATATCACACCCGGGTGAAATAATTAGATTATCCCGACTAACTGAATTAAGTAAATCAACGGTATATTTCATATTGTCCTGCTGATTTCCGTGTAACATTACAGTCGTCAGGGGGATATTTCCTCCAATAACTATGCCATGTTTATCGGTAATCTCCTTGGCTTCAGGCAAAGAGACATTTTCGTCAACTGAAATACTATCAGGCTCTGTCAGGCACATCTCTTCAATGTTTTTGCTGGCATTCCCACAGACAAAGAAAGAAGAAAAGGCACCCTCATCCCGGATAAAGGCAAATAGTTCGGTATATGATCTGTTGAGAAACTCCTTAAAATGTTCAGGTGAAATCTGGGAAACCATGGGGTCCACGGCAGCGATAACATCCATCCCCGCTTCAATATAATAACTGGCTATGGCCCTGGCCACTTCAGTGGTATAGGCCATAAGTTTCTTTACATAATCTGGATTTAAGACCATATCCATAAACAGGTTGGTCCCCCGTAAATGGGATGCCAGGGTAAAGGGCCCACAGAGTAACCCGTAAAGGGCTGTTTTTTCCCCTACCTCTTCTTTCATTTTCTTCATAACATTGAGGACAAGGGGGATTCTGCCTTCATCCCGGGCAGGAATCCTGTCCGGAACTTCTTCACTCCCGGATAAAGGATGGGAGATTACGGTTGGCGGTGAATCCTCGGACCACTTTAGTTCACACCCCAGTATTTCAGCCTCAATCTGGAGATCAAAGGTAACCGGCTGCCCATCGGGCCGGTATATCTTGTTGACCTCCTTCAGGGACTCAAACAGTTTATTTTCATCTGTCAGTACCTCCCGGGCCGTATACCCTTTAAGCTTACCGGCATGAACACCGGCAAAAGGCACCCAGGGAACTTCTTTCTGGGATCCGTTTTTAAAAACATTGTATATCTTTTCTTTACCATTCATTTTATTAACCTCCCCTTTTTTACAATAAAATTTTTTGCTGAGTTGAGAATTTTAATAATTTACTCCGGCCACATGTAGGAATTCGGATCATAGAAACCTGATATTAAGTTTTCCTGGTATCATTATAAAAGTAAATAGGGTAATATTATTGTAATTATTTTATAGATATTTTTATAATTTTAATATCAAGGGGAGTTTTGATGAAAAATGTCCCTCTCTCATTTCATCCCGTATTCCCTGCTGAGTTTGTTATCATAAGGGGCCCGGCGGCCAGGACATTGTTCCCGGGAACACAATCTGCAGTTTTTAAAATCAGTAGTGGACGGGAACACCAGGCCAGATAAGGATTTGGTCGGTACCATTAGATAGCTATCGGTGAGCCTGACCCCTATCCTGTCAGCGTAATTACCCAGTAATTTAAAGAGTTTTTTCTGTTCACTTATGGGCCAGTCCAGCGAGCCCGGATTCATAATAGCTATCGAACCAGGGTTATATATATCCTTCAACCTGGCAAATATATAATTACTGGCCCCTTCGAGTATCTCTTTCTGGATGATATCAGCCCAGTAATTTTCCAGAATATCATTAAAGTTACTGGCCCACGTTTCCAGTTCAGAACCAGCAGTAACTATATAGGGGTAAACTTTATATATATCCTTCAGGTTTATATACATAACATGACTGTTAAATTTAATTCCATTTATTATAACGTAATCCTGGCCCCTTTTCTGTATATGGGACTCCTTAAAAATCCCCCGGGGCCTGGCAACCTCTATAGCTTCATCCACCAGTTCTGTTACCCTTTCAATATCATTTTCATTATTCAAGTGACATTTATTAATAATATCCTTTAAATCTAAGTTAACCGGTATATCCTGAAAAACAACCACATCTTTTATATTATCTGCTATTTTTATATTATCAGCCCTGTCTGTCATGATTTCACCCCTTCAAAAAATCAAAACAATCTGTAAAAGGCCGGACAGTTCCCAGACCAACTTGAAAACCCTTTTTTGTTTAAAAACCCATAGAATTCATAAATTCCTCCTGAAAACCAGAATGACTGGATAGCTCAATATAGGTAGTCTTTTCCTTGAGCCGGGCGGCATATTCAATCAGCTTCTGGTCGAGTAAAACCGCCCTGGCCCCCATGCCGGCCCCATTTCCAATTCTGATTACCTTATCCTCAAGATTCTCCGGAATAAGCCCGATAAGGGAAGCGTTATGAGGGTCAATATAATTTCCAAAACCACCGGCCAGATAAACTTTTTCAATATCACTGTAGTCAACACCGGCTTCCTTTAAGAGGATTTTTATCCCGGCCAGAATAGCACCTTTAGCCAGCTGAAACTCCCTGATATCCTTCTGGGTTAATAATATATCCTTATTATCATGGGTTTCATTCCCGGGAACAACTCTAAATGAAGTTATTCCCTTATAGGTGGTTAAATAATCAGCATAACCGGCCTTCAGTTCAACACCATCCTTGAAAGCCCCTGTCTCCTTTAAAAATCCATATTTTAAAAGTTCGGCTATGATATCAACAAGCCCGGAACCACAGATACCCCTGGCCCTGTTATTATTTATTGTCCGGTAATGGACCTCTCCATTATTAAAACGGTATTTAGATATAGCCCCGGTAATCCCGGCCATACCAAATGTTATCCTGGCCCCTTCAAAGGCAGGACCAGCCGCTGCTGAACAGGCAAAAAGCTTATCCCTGTTCCCCAGGACTATCTCCCCATTGGTTCCAATGTCAATTAATAAATTCCACTCAGGAGATTCAAAGTCAGTTACCAGTAAATCCCCGACAATATCTCCCCCGACATAGCCAGATATAGACGGCAGGAGTTGAACAACCCCGTTTTCATTAATATTAAAACCCAGTTTGCCTGCTCTGAACATAAGGCTGTCAGTAAAGACCGGGATATAGGGGGCCCGGGCGATTGAAGAAGCATCAACCCCCAGTAAACTGTGAAGCATTGTCGTATTACCGGCAATGGTTAAATGATATATTTCGTCCCTTTTGAGGTTAACAGCATCTGTGAGATGCTTTATCCCCCTGTTCAGCCCGTCAACCAACTCCTGTTGCAGGTCTTTGATACCATTATCATTATGTAAAGTATAATTAATACGGGAGATAACATCAGCCCCGAATTTTTTCTGGGGATTGCTAAAGGAATGGACCCCTGACTCTTTTCCGGTAATCAGGTCTATTAGATACATGGCAATGGTGGTGGTTCCGATATCGACCGCTATACCATAAATACCTTTACCATTATCCTGATTTATATCAATAACCCTGTTACCGGCCCTGATAACAGATAATTCACGGTCAATATCTATTGAAGCCAGGTAATCCAGGGCTTTAAGGCTTATCCCATCAGAAGAAATAGCCCCTGAAACCCGGGTCAGTAAATCCCGCTGATCATCAAGAGATGGTCCCTCAAGCCTGACCATATCCTTTTGTATAAAAGGGTCCTGTTCGACAGCAACCCTGATCCCTTCAACCAGACCCTCTATTTCTTCATCTGTATCAAGCTCTACCTCCATATGACCGCTAATCCTTGTCTGACACGCAAGCCTGATACCTGCTTTAATCTCAGATTCATCCAGGAGCTCTCTTTCGCCGGGGGTTGGCTGACTTCCTCCATAATTTACCTTTACTTTACACTTACCACAGGTACCGACTCCGCCACAGGGGGCCTTTGTTTTATAATGATTTTTTTGTAATATTTTTAGTAGATTATCTCCCTGTTTTCCGGTCAATACCCTCTCCTTATTGTTTTGACGGACTATAATTTTATATAACACTTGGCCACTCCCCCTCTAGAACAAATTAACCTTCTGCCGTAATTTAAAGGAATATATTAAAAAAGGAGCCAGACCGATAAGCCCGACTCCTCAAATGCCTTTTAAAAAAGTCTTCATTAAAGGGTATTAAGACAGGAATTTTTTGGCCATTGTAGCCGCGGTAGCCGCATCTTTAGCATAGGCATCAGCCCCGATTTCACTGGCAAACTTATCAGTAACAGGAGCCCCTCCAATCATAACCGCTACATCATCCCGGAGCCCCTCATCTTTGAGGGCTTTAATAGTGTTTTCCATCTCAGGCATTGTTGTTGTTAATAAAGCAGACATACCTACAATATCGGGTTTATGCTCCTTAACAGCTGCCACGAATTGTTCTGGAGCCACATCTGTTCCCAGGTCAATTACCTCAAAACCGTTACCCTCAAACATCATCTTGACCAGGTTTTTACCAATATCATGGAGGTCCCCTTTAACCGTTCCAATAACAAACTTACCGATGTAATCAACCCCGGTTTCAATCAATTTTGGTTTCAAAATATCCA encodes:
- a CDS encoding uroporphyrinogen decarboxylase family protein translates to MNGKEKIYNVFKNGSQKEVPWVPFAGVHAGKLKGYTAREVLTDENKLFESLKEVNKIYRPDGQPVTFDLQIEAEILGCELKWSEDSPPTVISHPLSGSEEVPDRIPARDEGRIPLVLNVMKKMKEEVGEKTALYGLLCGPFTLASHLRGTNLFMDMVLNPDYVKKLMAYTTEVARAIASYYIEAGMDVIAAVDPMVSQISPEHFKEFLNRSYTELFAFIRDEGAFSSFFVCGNASKNIEEMCLTEPDSISVDENVSLPEAKEITDKHGIVIGGNIPLTTVMLHGNQQDNMKYTVDLLNSVSRDNLIISPGCDMPYDTPVENTVAVEQAVHETEKVREMVKNYEVREEDIEVELPDYDALEKPLIEVFTLDSDTCAACTYMKAAAVEAGKHFGDKVEVVEYKYTTPENIARIKKMGVEKLPSIYINGELKFSSIVPNRRELLEEVEKCL
- a CDS encoding corrinoid protein, which encodes MGILNEISEHLQAGDVNGVTDGIKKALDDGVTPKEILNTGLIGGMSIIGEKFKNNEVFVPEVLIAARAMNAGMDILKPKLIETGVDYIGKFVIGTVKGDLHDIGKNLVKMMFEGNGFEVIDLGTDVAPEQFVAAVKEHKPDIVGMSALLTTTMPEMENTIKALKDEGLRDDVAVMIGGAPVTDKFASEIGADAYAKDAATAATMAKKFLS
- a CDS encoding ABC transporter ATP-binding protein; this encodes MLILENVSKSYDGKKYAVDNLSLEISKGEIFGFVGPNGAGKTTTIRMITGILSPTKGRITINGRDISDKPIEAKRNFTYVPDHPEIFKSIRGIDYLNFIADMYEVPVDVRRERIEKFTRDFEIYDDLTRPINSYSHGMKQKLLISGALIPDPNLFILDEPLSGLDPRSARILKDIMRYHCENGGTVFFSSHILEVVENLCDRVAIINRGKLIACDTLENIKRNKDKTLEDIFLELTDNE
- a CDS encoding vitamin B12 dependent-methionine synthase activation domain-containing protein is translated as MTDRADNIKIADNIKDVVVFQDIPVNLDLKDIINKCHLNNENDIERVTELVDEAIEVARPRGIFKESHIQKRGQDYVIINGIKFNSHVMYINLKDIYKVYPYIVTAGSELETWASNFNDILENYWADIIQKEILEGASNYIFARLKDIYNPGSIAIMNPGSLDWPISEQKKLFKLLGNYADRIGVRLTDSYLMVPTKSLSGLVFPSTTDFKNCRLCSREQCPGRRAPYDNKLSREYGMK
- a CDS encoding CobW family GTP-binding protein — encoded protein: MPVTGPGKQIDMFFITGFLGSGKTTFLNNLLKNNSGKNLGVIVNEFGEINVDVKLLDSDTDMKVTEINNGSIFCSCLSGSFVESIISYQDLPVDCLFVESTGMARPSSLDNILEDVNKLAPGRFNYHGMVCVVDASSFMVLSQSVNAVREQIQYSDIVLINKIDLVEADLIKVIEEKVKGLNPQAEIIKTSYGRSDLPFFEVKTGSSCTCNCSCSLTCDELTSDRPQCYFLKPDGEVSKDRLVEFLEEVASKTYRIKGFIKTGEGYIRVDCVGDSINFERTEESSPEEGLVIFAPEDVSDKDLIL
- a CDS encoding ASKHA domain-containing protein, coding for MLYKIIVRQNNKERVLTGKQGDNLLKILQKNHYKTKAPCGGVGTCGKCKVKVNYGGSQPTPGERELLDESEIKAGIRLACQTRISGHMEVELDTDEEIEGLVEGIRVAVEQDPFIQKDMVRLEGPSLDDQRDLLTRVSGAISSDGISLKALDYLASIDIDRELSVIRAGNRVIDINQDNGKGIYGIAVDIGTTTIAMYLIDLITGKESGVHSFSNPQKKFGADVISRINYTLHNDNGIKDLQQELVDGLNRGIKHLTDAVNLKRDEIYHLTIAGNTTMLHSLLGVDASSIARAPYIPVFTDSLMFRAGKLGFNINENGVVQLLPSISGYVGGDIVGDLLVTDFESPEWNLLIDIGTNGEIVLGNRDKLFACSAAAGPAFEGARITFGMAGITGAISKYRFNNGEVHYRTINNNRARGICGSGLVDIIAELLKYGFLKETGAFKDGVELKAGYADYLTTYKGITSFRVVPGNETHDNKDILLTQKDIREFQLAKGAILAGIKILLKEAGVDYSDIEKVYLAGGFGNYIDPHNASLIGLIPENLEDKVIRIGNGAGMGARAVLLDQKLIEYAARLKEKTTYIELSSHSGFQEEFMNSMGF